In a single window of the Verrucomicrobiaceae bacterium genome:
- a CDS encoding sulfatase translates to MKKLSAALMFGLCCIQVFAARQPNVIVILADDLGWSDTSLYGKTAFYQTPNVQRLAARGMTFSRAYSASPLCSPTRSALLTGQSPARTGITIPNCHMPQVVLQATPGKKAPPDQKAISPDPATRLKTEYRTLAETLKDAGYATAHFGKWHLGPEPYSPLQQGFDLDLPHHPGPGPAGSFVAPWKFAHMKEKSPGEHIEDRMAQEATAWMEQHRERPFYMNYWMFSVHAPFDAKKANIEKHRTRVDAQDAQRSPTYAAMIQSMDDAIGTLLDTLDRLKLTEDTIIIFTSDNGGNMYDRVDDTTPTSNRPLRGGKATLFEGGTRVPGVIVWPGIAAAGSHSDAIIQSEDYYPTLMDGLGLTAAVGQRFDGASILPALKGDALAGKAVFQYFPHAPGVPDWLPPAVSVHRDEWKLIRIFHGGEKGAHRHLLFHVKDDLSEKTDLAAQKPALVAELDALIEKFLTDTHAVVPVPNPSFEPAKYRPELEGIQQPKAKSGSKAKSKSKANDAADPALQGWKARDCTARVQDGILKISRIGDACFLGLAAGQHSGVSTVKFRIRAAAGASHFDWLSGGVESKAQRVDFSLAGGDWEEISITLPATGPLGIVRLYLPMQEKGIELDWIELKSKSTGKTTRMEF, encoded by the coding sequence ATGAAGAAGCTGAGCGCTGCTTTGATGTTTGGTTTATGCTGCATCCAAGTTTTCGCAGCTCGGCAGCCGAATGTGATCGTGATTCTCGCCGATGATCTCGGCTGGAGTGACACCTCGCTGTATGGAAAGACGGCGTTTTATCAGACGCCGAATGTGCAGCGGCTCGCGGCACGTGGGATGACGTTTTCACGGGCCTATTCGGCCAGTCCGCTGTGCTCACCCACACGGTCTGCGCTGCTGACGGGGCAGAGCCCAGCTCGCACGGGCATCACCATCCCAAACTGCCACATGCCGCAGGTCGTTTTGCAGGCGACGCCGGGTAAAAAGGCTCCGCCAGATCAAAAAGCCATCTCGCCCGATCCAGCGACGCGGCTGAAGACCGAATACCGCACGCTGGCCGAGACTCTGAAGGATGCGGGCTACGCGACGGCCCATTTTGGGAAATGGCACCTGGGGCCAGAGCCGTATTCGCCACTTCAGCAGGGATTTGATCTCGATCTGCCACATCATCCAGGGCCAGGGCCTGCGGGCAGCTTTGTCGCGCCGTGGAAGTTCGCCCACATGAAAGAAAAAAGCCCCGGTGAGCACATCGAGGACCGCATGGCCCAGGAGGCCACTGCATGGATGGAGCAGCATCGCGAGCGGCCTTTTTACATGAACTACTGGATGTTCAGCGTGCATGCGCCTTTTGATGCCAAGAAGGCGAACATCGAAAAGCATCGCACGCGTGTCGATGCGCAGGATGCACAGCGCAGCCCGACCTATGCCGCGATGATCCAGAGCATGGATGATGCCATCGGCACACTGCTGGATACGCTGGATCGGCTGAAGCTAACGGAGGACACGATCATCATCTTCACCTCGGACAATGGCGGGAACATGTATGACCGCGTCGATGACACCACTCCGACGAGCAATCGCCCGCTGCGCGGTGGCAAAGCGACGCTGTTTGAAGGCGGCACGCGGGTGCCCGGCGTGATCGTGTGGCCAGGCATCGCTGCGGCGGGCAGTCACAGCGATGCGATCATTCAGAGCGAGGATTATTACCCCACGCTCATGGATGGGCTAGGCCTGACTGCCGCTGTAGGGCAGCGCTTTGATGGCGCGAGTATCCTACCTGCTCTGAAAGGCGATGCGCTGGCCGGAAAGGCCGTGTTTCAATACTTCCCGCATGCTCCTGGTGTGCCGGACTGGCTGCCGCCTGCGGTGTCCGTGCATCGCGATGAGTGGAAGCTCATCCGCATCTTCCACGGCGGAGAGAAGGGTGCTCATCGGCATCTGCTGTTTCATGTGAAAGATGATCTGAGTGAGAAAACCGATCTCGCCGCACAAAAGCCCGCGCTGGTGGCTGAGCTGGATGCCTTGATCGAAAAATTCCTCACAGACACGCATGCCGTGGTGCCCGTGCCGAATCCGAGCTTTGAACCAGCAAAGTACCGACCCGAGCTAGAGGGCATCCAGCAGCCCAAGGCGAAATCTGGCAGCAAAGCCAAATCGAAAAGCAAAGCCAACGATGCAGCCGATCCCGCACTACAAGGATGGAAGGCACGCGACTGCACGGCACGCGTGCAGGATGGCATCCTGAAGATCAGCCGCATCGGGGACGCCTGCTTCCTCGGGCTCGCCGCAGGTCAGCACAGCGGTGTGAGTACGGTGAAATTCCGCATCCGAGCAGCGGCGGGCGCATCGCACTTCGATTGGTTATCCGGCGGCGTGGAGAGCAAGGCGCAGCGTGTGGACTTCAGCCTCGCAGGCGGTGACTGGGAGGAAATCAGCATCACTCTGCCCGCCACGGGGCCACTAGGCATCGTGCGGCTTTATTTGCCGATGCAGGAGAAAGGCATCGAGCTCGACTGGATCGAGCTAAAGTCGAAAAGCACCGGCAAGACCACTCGGATGGAGTTTTAG